The following proteins are co-located in the Thermus thermophilus HB8 genome:
- a CDS encoding ABC transporter substrate-binding protein → MKRLLAALSVLLALAFAFPLTLQDDLGRTVTLQAPPKRIVTMLPSVTETVCALGACDRIVATDDYSDWPESVKRLPKAGGLYNPNPELIVSLKPDLVLVSKYGRLYETLERAGLTVYAVRTETYEDIFKTVRTLGRLLGLEAEAERLVAQIQKEVYQEEARAAKARSRPRVYYEIDPTPYTVGPESFIGVLISKARGVNIVPKELGLFPKISPEFVVEKDPEVIVATYPNALETIRSRPGWSRIQAVRTGRICVYTGGEDSLLSRPGPRVAQALRLLVDCFHGR, encoded by the coding sequence ATGAAAAGACTCCTGGCGGCCCTCTCGGTTCTTCTGGCCTTGGCCTTCGCCTTTCCCCTCACCCTGCAGGACGACCTGGGGCGCACGGTCACCCTCCAGGCCCCGCCCAAGCGCATCGTCACCATGCTGCCCTCGGTCACGGAGACGGTCTGCGCCCTCGGGGCCTGCGACCGGATCGTGGCCACGGACGACTACTCCGACTGGCCGGAAAGCGTGAAGAGGCTTCCCAAGGCGGGCGGGCTCTACAACCCCAACCCCGAGCTCATCGTCTCCCTCAAGCCCGACCTGGTGCTGGTGTCCAAGTACGGGAGGCTCTACGAGACCCTGGAGCGGGCCGGGCTCACGGTGTACGCGGTCAGGACCGAGACCTACGAGGACATCTTCAAGACGGTGCGCACCCTGGGGAGGCTTCTCGGCCTCGAGGCCGAGGCCGAGCGGCTCGTGGCCCAGATCCAGAAGGAGGTCTACCAGGAGGAGGCCCGGGCGGCCAAGGCCAGGTCCCGCCCCCGGGTCTACTACGAGATTGACCCCACCCCCTACACCGTGGGCCCCGAGAGCTTCATCGGCGTCCTCATAAGTAAGGCCCGGGGGGTGAACATCGTGCCCAAGGAGCTCGGCCTCTTCCCCAAGATCAGCCCCGAGTTCGTGGTGGAGAAGGACCCCGAGGTCATCGTGGCCACCTACCCGAACGCCCTGGAGACCATCCGCTCCCGCCCCGGCTGGAGCCGCATCCAGGCGGTGCGCACGGGCCGGATCTGCGTCTACACCGGGGGTGAGGACAGCCTCCTCTCCCGTCCCGGCCCCCGGGTGGCCCAGGCCCTGAGGCTCCTCGTGGACTGCTTCCACGGGCGATGA
- a CDS encoding ABC transporter ATP-binding protein, whose protein sequence is MGGLEARGIVGPFALKGVDLLLRPGEWLALLGPNGSGKTTLLRVMAGLLRPRRGEVLLEGRPLRAYGSYERGRLLAYLPQNGPYPEGLLVEEVVRLGRLPHLGLWGREGREDREAVDWALEVTGASAFRGRLLGTLSGGERQRVLLARALAGRPRYLLLDEPTTFLDLAHQGVVVGLLRRLAGMGLGVLSVLHDPNQAALAHRVAVLEGGRVVAEGRPEAVLQEPLLARLYGAGVRVVRLGGRPHVYLDP, encoded by the coding sequence GTGGGCGGGCTTGAGGCCAGGGGGATCGTGGGGCCCTTCGCCCTGAAGGGCGTGGACCTCCTTTTGCGCCCCGGGGAGTGGCTCGCCCTCCTCGGGCCCAACGGCTCGGGGAAGACCACCCTCCTAAGGGTGATGGCGGGCCTCCTTAGGCCCAGGCGGGGGGAGGTGCTTTTGGAGGGAAGGCCCCTTAGGGCCTACGGCAGTTACGAGCGGGGCCGCCTCCTCGCCTACCTCCCCCAAAACGGCCCCTACCCCGAGGGGCTTTTGGTGGAGGAGGTGGTGCGCCTGGGAAGGCTTCCTCACCTCGGGCTTTGGGGGCGGGAGGGGCGGGAGGACCGGGAGGCGGTGGACTGGGCCCTCGAGGTCACCGGGGCCTCCGCTTTTCGGGGAAGGCTCCTCGGCACCCTCTCGGGCGGGGAGAGGCAGCGGGTCCTTCTGGCCCGGGCCCTGGCCGGAAGGCCTAGGTACCTCCTCCTGGACGAGCCCACCACCTTCTTGGACCTGGCGCACCAGGGGGTGGTGGTGGGGCTTTTGCGGCGGCTTGCCGGGATGGGCCTTGGGGTGCTTTCCGTCCTCCACGATCCCAACCAGGCGGCCCTCGCCCACCGGGTGGCGGTGCTGGAAGGGGGAAGGGTGGTGGCGGAGGGGAGGCCTGAAGCGGTCTTGCAGGAACCCCTCCTCGCCCGGCTCTACGGGGCGGGGGTTCGGGTCGTCCGCCTGGGGGGGAGGCCCCATGTCTACCTGGACCCGTAA
- a CDS encoding FecCD family ABC transporter permease, translating into MTRALPPALARGLVFLWLVALLLGAVALGVGLGAVAVPPEAVVRALLGLEENPIVTELRLPRVLAGVLVGAALGVSGAAFQGLFRNPLADPYLMGSASGAAFAVTLFASLLGGLSPAFSQHAVFQHLPLSATFFGFVGALSATLLTLVLAGGVARTGELVLAGVVVGSVLTGLTTYLMMQDADRVRAVFAYTLGNLAFAGWEGVRLLALFFALAFPPLLFLGRVLNALGLGEETARSLGLPLEALKLLLLGAASLLTASAVAQAGIIGFVGLVTPHLLRRLLGEDYRLLLPASALGGGALLALADLLARTLARPAELPVGVVTTLLGGPFFLYLMWRRRGRA; encoded by the coding sequence ATGACCCGCGCCCTGCCCCCCGCCCTCGCCCGGGGCCTCGTCTTCCTCTGGCTTGTGGCCCTCCTCCTCGGGGCCGTGGCCTTAGGGGTGGGGCTCGGCGCCGTGGCCGTGCCCCCGGAGGCGGTGGTCCGGGCCCTCCTGGGCCTGGAGGAGAACCCCATCGTCACCGAGCTTAGGCTCCCCCGGGTCCTGGCCGGGGTCCTGGTGGGGGCGGCCTTGGGGGTCTCGGGGGCCGCCTTCCAGGGGCTCTTCCGCAACCCCCTGGCCGACCCCTACCTCATGGGCTCCGCCTCGGGGGCGGCCTTCGCCGTCACCCTCTTCGCAAGCCTCTTAGGGGGGCTTTCCCCCGCCTTCTCCCAGCACGCCGTCTTCCAGCACCTCCCCCTCTCCGCCACCTTCTTCGGCTTCGTGGGGGCCCTCTCCGCCACCCTCCTCACCCTCGTCCTGGCGGGGGGGGTGGCCCGCACCGGGGAGCTCGTGCTGGCTGGGGTGGTGGTGGGGAGCGTCCTCACCGGGCTCACCACCTACCTGATGATGCAGGACGCCGACCGGGTGCGGGCGGTCTTCGCCTACACCCTGGGCAACCTGGCCTTCGCCGGATGGGAGGGGGTGCGGCTCCTCGCCCTCTTCTTCGCCCTGGCCTTCCCCCCCCTCCTCTTCCTGGGCCGGGTGCTGAACGCCCTGGGGCTCGGGGAGGAGACGGCGAGAAGCCTGGGGCTTCCCCTCGAGGCCCTAAAGCTCCTCCTCTTGGGGGCGGCGAGCCTCCTCACCGCCTCCGCCGTGGCCCAGGCGGGGATCATCGGCTTCGTGGGCCTGGTGACCCCCCACCTCCTCCGCCGCCTCCTGGGGGAGGACTACCGCCTCCTCCTCCCGGCCAGCGCCTTGGGGGGCGGGGCGCTCCTCGCCCTGGCCGACCTCCTCGCCCGCACCCTGGCCCGGCCCGCCGAGCTTCCCGTGGGCGTGGTCACCACCCTCCTCGGGGGGCCCTTCTTCCTCTACCTCATGTGGAGGCGCCGTGGGCGGGCTTGA
- a CDS encoding cellulose biosynthesis cyclic di-GMP-binding regulatory protein BcsB, with amino-acid sequence MGAEAETTLYLPVNPGLEAEALDLLLAALPEARGVLEVLAAERPLLQAPLPAKTLRVPLKGVPAENGFLTLTLRVRFPAEDLCAAQRLYRLRLLPESRLHLSGRPTPPKTLAEFFPPYLERVVLYLPDPPPPEAAQATLWLAGFLARTYPGRVPELDLEPYPPRWPPASPFTRYVVWLEEIGAQVQGFALLLGDLAEAARLFLAQPGLREAPFPGEATQTLTLKAPEELGPRVSLAQLGHGPKRVEGYGTLTAAYTFALADLGPDHLPLGLRLRAVHSPVEPKRGYAELLLNGVAFYTAPLEGTVLDLYTPLPSRLLERNNTLEVRFHYAPPEGRCTYGALPFTATLDPGSYLVLGRGELLSGLDAFPQALLPQFWVYLEPLDRFKLQLAARLVQALQETTRTPLRPEVASDPHPRPLLALGGPGLP; translated from the coding sequence GTGGGGGCCGAGGCCGAAACCACCCTGTACCTCCCGGTAAACCCCGGCCTGGAAGCGGAGGCCCTGGACCTCCTCCTCGCCGCTCTGCCTGAAGCCCGGGGCGTTCTGGAAGTCCTCGCGGCGGAGCGTCCCCTCCTCCAAGCCCCCCTCCCCGCGAAGACCCTCCGGGTCCCCCTAAAGGGCGTCCCCGCGGAAAACGGCTTCCTCACTCTGACCCTCCGCGTCCGGTTCCCCGCAGAAGACCTCTGCGCTGCCCAGCGCCTCTACCGCCTGCGCCTCCTTCCGGAAAGCCGCCTCCACCTTTCCGGCCGCCCCACGCCACCCAAGACCCTGGCGGAGTTCTTCCCACCCTACCTGGAGCGGGTGGTCCTCTACCTGCCCGACCCTCCCCCTCCCGAGGCCGCCCAGGCCACCCTCTGGCTTGCGGGCTTCCTGGCCCGGACCTACCCGGGGCGGGTCCCGGAGCTGGACCTGGAACCCTACCCCCCCAGGTGGCCCCCGGCCTCCCCCTTCACCCGCTACGTGGTCTGGCTGGAGGAGATAGGGGCCCAGGTCCAGGGGTTCGCCCTCCTTCTCGGCGACCTCGCGGAAGCGGCCCGGCTCTTCCTGGCCCAACCCGGCCTGCGGGAGGCCCCCTTCCCCGGGGAAGCCACCCAGACCCTCACCTTAAAGGCCCCCGAGGAGCTGGGCCCCCGGGTAAGCCTGGCCCAGCTGGGCCACGGGCCTAAACGGGTGGAGGGGTACGGGACGCTCACCGCCGCCTACACCTTCGCCCTCGCGGACCTCGGCCCCGACCACCTTCCTCTTGGCCTCCGCCTCCGGGCCGTACACAGCCCCGTGGAGCCCAAGCGGGGCTACGCGGAGCTCCTCCTAAACGGCGTGGCCTTCTACACGGCGCCTTTGGAGGGCACCGTCCTGGACCTCTACACCCCTCTCCCCTCCCGCCTCCTGGAGCGGAACAACACCTTGGAAGTGCGCTTCCACTATGCCCCCCCGGAGGGGCGGTGCACCTACGGCGCCCTGCCCTTCACCGCCACCCTGGACCCCGGTTCCTACCTGGTCCTGGGGAGAGGGGAGCTCCTTTCTGGGCTGGACGCCTTCCCCCAGGCCCTCCTCCCCCAGTTCTGGGTCTACCTGGAACCTTTGGACCGGTTCAAGCTCCAGCTCGCCGCCCGCCTCGTCCAGGCCCTTCAGGAGACCACGAGAACCCCCCTACGCCCCGAGGTGGCCTCCGACCCCCACCCGAGGCCCCTCCTCGCCCTCGGGGGCCCGGGCCTCCCCTAG
- a CDS encoding SDR family oxidoreductase, with amino-acid sequence MRLKDKAVLITGAAHGIGRATLELFAKEGARLVACDIEEGPLREAAEAVGAHPVVMDVADPASVERGFAEALAHLGRLDGVVHYAGITRDNFHWKMPLEDWELVLRVNLTGSFLVAKAASEAMREKNPGSIVLTASRVYLGNLGQANYAASKAGVVGLTRTLALELGRWGIRVNALAPGFIETRMTAKVPEKVREKAIAATPLGRAGKPLEVAYAALFLLSDESSFITGQVLFVDGGRTIGAAPA; translated from the coding sequence ATGCGGCTCAAGGACAAGGCGGTGCTCATCACAGGGGCGGCCCACGGCATCGGCCGGGCCACGCTGGAGCTCTTCGCCAAGGAAGGGGCGAGGCTCGTGGCCTGCGACATAGAGGAAGGCCCCTTAAGGGAGGCGGCGGAGGCGGTGGGGGCCCATCCGGTGGTGATGGACGTGGCCGACCCCGCCTCCGTGGAGCGGGGGTTTGCCGAGGCCCTGGCCCACCTGGGCCGGCTGGACGGGGTGGTGCACTACGCCGGGATCACCCGGGACAACTTCCACTGGAAGATGCCCCTGGAGGACTGGGAGCTCGTCCTCCGGGTGAACCTCACGGGGAGCTTCCTGGTGGCCAAGGCGGCCAGCGAGGCCATGCGGGAGAAAAACCCTGGGAGCATCGTCCTCACCGCGAGCCGGGTCTACCTGGGGAACCTGGGGCAGGCGAACTACGCCGCCTCCAAGGCGGGGGTGGTGGGGCTTACCCGGACGTTGGCCCTGGAGCTTGGGCGGTGGGGGATCCGGGTGAACGCCCTGGCCCCGGGGTTCATTGAGACGCGGATGACGGCCAAGGTGCCGGAGAAGGTGCGGGAGAAGGCCATCGCCGCCACCCCCTTGGGCCGGGCGGGGAAGCCTTTGGAGGTGGCCTACGCCGCCCTCTTTTTGCTCTCCGACGAATCCAGCTTCATCACCGGCCAGGTCCTCTTCGTGGACGGGGGGAGGACCATCGGGGCGGCCCCGGCCTAA
- a CDS encoding glycosyltransferase family 2 protein — MERPRLGEFLVAQGLLREEELARALELQRRSGERLGRILLALGYVRRKDLYRALSTLWGLPFVLLTEERPDPRLLRRWPLEEALRHRALPLRLRKDGTLLVAVSERPGEALEAALEKRFSAKAFLFLVTTDWDIDWTLRTYYKGPILDRAVYALYYRNPEESAYTVFTPGQYLLLALGVLGTLLGLYFHPRETLILLNFLVNAFFFVSVFFKFAVSLAGAWVERHAPVTEKEVRALKDEDLPTYTILVPVYREANVVGLLMRNLARMDYPKEKLEILVLIEEDDPETLEAAKAARPSDNVQFVIVPHGQPKTKPKACNVGLLFARGEYLVIYDAEDQPEPDQLKKAVVAFRKGPEHMVCVQAALNYFNWNENFLTRMFTLEYSYWFDYLLPGLDRLGLPIPLGGTSNHFKTEKLRELGGWDPFNVTEDADLGIRAAMRGYTVGVVNSTTYEEANNRVGNWIRQRSRWIKGYMQTTLVHSRNPWRLLRQVGPWKFLGFFLLIAGTPLTFLLSPWLWALFFLWLLTGTRALEPYFPPFVLYLSLFNLLLGNALAVYLNMLAVFKRRLYPLVPYALLNPVYWILHSIAAYKALSQLFTKPFYWEKTLHGLSKQEAPQPEPAP; from the coding sequence GTGGAAAGGCCTAGGCTCGGGGAGTTCCTGGTGGCGCAGGGGCTTCTCCGGGAGGAGGAGCTCGCGCGGGCCTTGGAGCTACAGCGGCGAAGCGGGGAACGCTTGGGCCGCATCCTCCTCGCCCTGGGCTACGTCCGCAGGAAGGACCTCTACCGGGCCCTCTCCACCCTCTGGGGTCTGCCCTTCGTCCTCCTCACGGAGGAGCGGCCCGATCCCCGGCTCCTCCGGCGCTGGCCCCTGGAGGAGGCCCTCCGCCACCGGGCCCTCCCCCTGAGGCTCCGGAAAGACGGCACCCTGCTCGTGGCCGTGAGCGAGCGGCCCGGAGAAGCGCTGGAAGCCGCTCTGGAAAAGCGCTTTAGCGCCAAGGCCTTCCTCTTCCTGGTGACCACGGACTGGGACATTGACTGGACCCTGCGCACCTACTATAAAGGCCCCATTCTGGACCGGGCCGTCTACGCCCTTTACTACCGGAACCCTGAGGAGTCCGCCTACACCGTCTTCACCCCGGGGCAGTACCTTCTCCTCGCCCTGGGAGTCTTAGGCACCCTCTTAGGCCTCTACTTCCACCCCAGGGAGACCCTCATCCTCCTGAACTTCCTGGTCAACGCCTTCTTCTTCGTAAGTGTGTTCTTCAAGTTCGCCGTGAGCCTCGCCGGGGCCTGGGTGGAGCGGCACGCCCCCGTGACGGAGAAGGAGGTTCGGGCCCTGAAGGACGAGGACCTCCCCACCTACACCATCCTGGTCCCCGTCTACCGGGAGGCCAACGTGGTGGGCCTCCTCATGCGCAATCTCGCCCGCATGGACTACCCGAAGGAAAAGCTAGAAATCCTCGTCCTCATTGAAGAGGATGACCCCGAGACCCTCGAGGCCGCCAAGGCCGCCCGCCCTTCGGACAACGTCCAGTTCGTGATCGTCCCCCACGGCCAGCCTAAGACCAAGCCCAAGGCCTGCAACGTGGGCCTCCTCTTCGCCAGGGGGGAGTACCTGGTCATCTACGACGCCGAGGATCAGCCGGAGCCCGACCAGCTCAAGAAGGCGGTTGTAGCCTTCCGCAAGGGACCGGAGCACATGGTCTGCGTCCAAGCCGCCCTGAACTACTTCAACTGGAACGAGAACTTCCTCACACGGATGTTCACCCTGGAGTACTCCTATTGGTTTGACTACCTCCTCCCCGGGCTGGACCGGCTGGGTCTTCCCATCCCCCTTGGGGGCACGAGCAACCACTTCAAGACGGAAAAGCTGCGGGAGCTTGGGGGCTGGGATCCCTTCAACGTCACGGAGGACGCCGACCTCGGCATCCGCGCGGCCATGCGGGGCTACACCGTGGGCGTGGTCAACTCCACCACCTACGAGGAGGCCAACAACCGTGTGGGCAACTGGATCCGCCAGCGGTCCCGCTGGATCAAGGGGTACATGCAGACCACCCTGGTCCACAGCCGTAACCCCTGGAGGCTTCTCCGGCAGGTGGGTCCTTGGAAGTTCCTGGGGTTTTTCCTCCTCATCGCCGGAACCCCCCTCACCTTCCTCCTCAGCCCTTGGCTTTGGGCCCTGTTCTTTCTCTGGCTCCTCACGGGCACCCGGGCCCTCGAGCCCTACTTTCCCCCTTTCGTCCTCTACCTCTCCCTCTTCAACCTCTTACTCGGTAACGCCCTCGCCGTCTACCTCAACATGCTGGCGGTTTTCAAGCGCAGGCTTTACCCTCTGGTGCCCTACGCCCTCCTCAACCCGGTGTACTGGATCCTCCACAGCATCGCCGCCTACAAGGCCTTGAGCCAGCTCTTCACCAAGCCCTTCTACTGGGAGAAGACCCTCCATGGCCTCAGCAAGCAGGAAGCGCCCCAGCCTGAGCCTGCCCCTTGA